A genomic window from Desulfuribacillus stibiiarsenatis includes:
- a CDS encoding TIGR01212 family radical SAM protein (This family includes YhcC from E. coli K-12, an uncharacterized radical SAM protein.): MWGDKRYHSWNYHLRQTFGKKIFKLPLDAGFTCPNRDGKLGTSGCIYCSSRGSGDYAGEVHLNLEQQYLQTKTMMHNKWPEANYIAYFQAFTNTYGPIDFLRKIYDQALNFPGVVGLSIATRPDCLPDEVIDLLSEINQKTYLWVELGLQTIHDDTGMLIQRGHTYQEFIEGLQKLQKHKIKTCAHIIYGLPGETEQDMITTSQAVSSLPIQGIKFHLLHVMKNTPLELYYQANPFPLLTMNEYIQLVVNTIEILPKEMIIHRLTGDSPRELLIGPTWSLKKWEVLNAIDTELAKRSSEQGKLREDFLLHNSSNNTTIIK; encoded by the coding sequence GTGTGGGGCGATAAACGTTATCACTCTTGGAACTACCATTTACGACAAACATTTGGAAAAAAGATATTTAAATTACCACTTGACGCTGGGTTCACCTGTCCAAATCGAGATGGGAAATTAGGAACCTCTGGTTGTATATACTGTAGTAGTAGAGGTTCTGGAGATTATGCTGGAGAGGTACACTTAAATCTTGAACAGCAATACTTACAGACAAAAACAATGATGCATAACAAGTGGCCGGAGGCAAATTACATTGCTTATTTTCAAGCATTTACAAACACTTACGGACCAATAGATTTTTTGCGTAAAATCTATGATCAAGCTCTAAATTTTCCCGGTGTTGTGGGCCTATCGATTGCCACAAGGCCTGATTGCTTACCTGATGAAGTCATTGATTTGTTATCGGAGATTAATCAAAAAACATATCTTTGGGTTGAGTTAGGGCTGCAAACGATTCACGACGATACTGGTATGCTGATCCAACGAGGTCATACCTATCAAGAATTTATTGAAGGACTGCAAAAACTACAAAAACATAAAATAAAAACTTGTGCTCATATAATCTACGGTTTACCAGGTGAAACGGAACAAGACATGATTACAACCTCACAAGCGGTATCTTCATTACCAATCCAAGGAATAAAATTCCATCTGCTTCATGTGATGAAAAATACCCCTTTAGAGCTTTATTATCAAGCAAATCCATTCCCTCTTTTAACTATGAACGAGTATATTCAATTAGTTGTAAATACGATTGAAATATTGCCTAAGGAAATGATTATTCATCGATTAACTGGTGATAGTCCTAGAGAATTACTGATAGGACCCACATGGAGCCTAAAAAAATGGGAAGTCCTTAATGCTATTGATACTGAATTAGCAAAACGTTCCAGCGAACAAGGTAAACTTAGGGAAGATTTTTTGTTGCATAACAGTTCAAATAATACTACAATTATTAAATAG
- a CDS encoding type II secretion system F family protein: protein MMYLTLFVTVTTLIYAVFILRDEKVETVKKRLAFLDKDKQHVEVIEKSDDKSGSIIRRLFHPLWVRLKRAFRQKISVDKIEKLEQLLLQAGNPFSLTPIEFRLIQMIFMVLIPSISILYAFMLKVSVLGIMMFIMIGFAIAAYLPYFYLKQKIAERTRNAQRELPDILDLLTVSLEAGLGFDSALSKVVAKQEGVLSKEFHRCLEEIRLGKTRREALIGVRERVQTNDINILISSILQAEKLGVGLVQVFRVQSAEVRERRRQRAEEAAMKAPIKILFPLVLFIFPSIFIVLLGPAVIQFITTFSK, encoded by the coding sequence ATGATGTATCTGACATTGTTTGTTACAGTCACAACCTTAATATATGCTGTATTTATTCTGCGTGATGAGAAGGTAGAAACTGTAAAAAAAAGATTAGCATTTCTGGATAAGGATAAGCAGCATGTTGAAGTTATTGAGAAAAGCGATGATAAGTCTGGATCAATAATTAGACGATTATTCCATCCTCTATGGGTTCGTCTCAAACGGGCGTTCCGTCAGAAAATATCAGTAGATAAAATAGAGAAATTGGAACAGCTACTATTGCAAGCAGGAAATCCATTTAGTTTAACACCCATTGAATTCCGATTAATACAAATGATTTTCATGGTATTAATACCATCCATAAGCATCCTATATGCTTTTATGCTAAAAGTTAGCGTTCTAGGAATCATGATGTTTATAATGATAGGATTTGCAATCGCAGCATATCTGCCATATTTTTATTTAAAGCAAAAAATAGCAGAACGTACGCGTAATGCTCAAAGGGAACTGCCAGATATCTTGGATTTACTGACAGTAAGTCTAGAAGCGGGATTGGGATTTGATTCAGCACTAAGTAAAGTTGTGGCAAAACAAGAAGGAGTATTATCTAAAGAATTTCACCGTTGTCTAGAGGAAATTCGATTAGGTAAAACACGAAGAGAAGCACTCATTGGGGTTCGTGAACGAGTTCAAACGAATGACATTAACATCTTGATTAGTAGCATTTTACAAGCTGAGAAGTTAGGGGTAGGGTTAGTGCAGGTTTTCCGTGTCCAATCCGCAGAAGTACGTGAGAGAAGAAGACAAAGGGCGGAAGAAGCAGCGATGAAAGCACCTATTAAAATATTATTTCCGCTCGTCTTATTTATTTTTCCAAGCATCTTTATAGTTTTACTTGGGCCAGCTGTGATTCAGTTTATTACAACTTTTAGCAAATAA
- a CDS encoding CpaF family protein: MSLLQRIQSQSITQDGSHNPIDGKDKTEKKDILASYRESKINEFKETNPAEYKELEQQRKQNVLLKKQKQSAHDNKHQEIKNLLHKKIITEHKNQSVDEIIPHLDSMAIEIIKEDDSLRGKVDRGKVVNELINDLTGYGPINPLLLDEDISEVMVNGPNQVYVERKGNLELTNITFRDDEHVLNIIEKIVAPIGRRIDESSPMVDARLPDGSRVNAIIPPLALKGPTITIRKFAKDPFVIDDLVNFGTVSRDMATFLDACVKAQLNIFVSGGTGSGKTTTLNVLSAFIPNDERIVTIEDAAELQLWQDHVISLESRPPNIEGKGAITIRDLVRNSLRMRPDRIVIGEVRGGEALDMLQAMNTGHDGSLATGHSNSPRDMISRLETMVLMAGIELPIKAIREQIAGAIDIIIQQSRLKDGSRKIVNITEVQGLEGDVIVLQDIFSFKQEGVDANGKIIGKLSPTGIRPKFYDQLEKSGIHIPATVFMDREV; this comes from the coding sequence ATGAGTTTACTACAGAGAATTCAATCCCAATCTATCACTCAAGACGGATCACATAATCCTATAGATGGAAAAGATAAGACTGAGAAAAAGGATATACTGGCCTCTTACAGAGAGTCAAAAATCAATGAATTTAAAGAGACTAACCCAGCAGAATACAAAGAATTAGAACAGCAAAGAAAGCAAAATGTATTACTCAAAAAACAAAAACAAAGTGCGCATGACAATAAACATCAAGAAATAAAAAATTTGCTACACAAAAAAATAATTACAGAGCATAAAAATCAATCGGTTGATGAGATTATCCCTCATCTTGACTCTATGGCAATAGAAATCATTAAGGAAGATGATTCTTTGCGAGGAAAAGTTGATAGAGGTAAAGTTGTCAACGAATTGATCAATGATTTAACAGGCTATGGCCCTATTAACCCGTTGCTTTTAGACGAAGATATATCAGAAGTTATGGTAAATGGTCCGAATCAGGTATACGTTGAACGTAAAGGAAACTTAGAACTGACAAATATCACGTTTCGAGATGATGAGCACGTTCTCAATATTATAGAAAAAATCGTTGCGCCGATTGGAAGAAGAATTGATGAAAGCAGTCCAATGGTAGATGCTAGACTTCCTGATGGATCACGTGTGAATGCAATCATCCCTCCACTTGCTTTAAAGGGCCCAACGATTACAATCCGAAAATTCGCAAAAGACCCCTTTGTTATCGATGACTTAGTCAATTTCGGTACAGTATCTAGAGATATGGCAACATTTTTAGATGCATGCGTAAAAGCGCAATTGAACATTTTTGTCAGCGGTGGTACTGGCTCAGGGAAAACGACAACATTAAACGTATTATCCGCATTTATTCCTAACGATGAAAGGATAGTTACTATAGAAGATGCTGCAGAATTACAGCTTTGGCAGGATCACGTAATATCCCTTGAGTCGAGACCACCGAATATTGAAGGAAAAGGAGCTATCACAATTCGCGATCTAGTAAGAAACTCTCTTCGTATGCGACCAGATCGAATTGTTATAGGTGAGGTTCGTGGGGGCGAAGCTCTAGATATGTTGCAAGCGATGAACACAGGTCACGACGGGTCATTAGCTACTGGTCACTCCAATAGTCCACGTGACATGATTTCTAGATTAGAAACAATGGTGTTAATGGCAGGTATAGAGTTACCAATTAAAGCGATTCGTGAGCAAATCGCAGGCGCGATTGATATAATTATTCAACAGTCAAGATTAAAGGATGGATCAAGAAAAATCGTTAATATTACAGAGGTTCAAGGTCTTGAGGGAGATGTTATCGTCTTACAAGATATCTTCTCGTTTAAACAAGAAGGCGTGGATGCCAATGGCAAGATTATAGGAAAGTTGTCACCGACAGGTATTCGACCGAAGTTCTATGACCAACTAGAAAAATCAGGGATTCATATTCCTGCGACCGTATTTATGGATCGTGAGGTGTAG
- a CDS encoding ComEC/Rec2 family competence protein has translation MISSYFQNETNTSITSDGIDVYFFDVGQANATLIQGPDFNILIDAGHYQRNDVISHLQRIGIQELDLLIGTHPHADHIGQFDQVLDHYPVKEVWLSGDIHTSKTFEKAIDAIERSGAGYHEPKEGEIHQIGQLTIEVLNPNELNGRFHDGCIAIRAIYKDFSVLLTGDIEANVEERIIKGNKDLQSTVLQLGHHGSKTSTTEAFLKAVNPKVSVYSAGKGNDYGHPHDVVINRLQSLGMLYFGTDLRGTIRIFSDGKQFQIIKER, from the coding sequence TTGATTTCTAGTTATTTTCAGAATGAGACGAATACAAGTATAACCAGTGATGGGATAGACGTCTATTTTTTTGATGTTGGTCAAGCGAATGCTACTTTAATTCAAGGGCCTGATTTTAATATTTTAATTGATGCAGGGCACTATCAGAGAAACGATGTAATATCTCATTTGCAAAGGATTGGGATACAAGAGCTAGATTTATTGATAGGGACCCACCCCCATGCGGATCACATTGGTCAATTTGATCAAGTGTTGGATCATTATCCTGTCAAGGAAGTATGGTTGAGTGGAGATATACACACTTCCAAAACTTTTGAAAAAGCCATCGATGCTATCGAAAGGTCGGGGGCAGGGTATCATGAACCAAAAGAGGGAGAAATTCACCAAATAGGTCAATTAACAATTGAAGTATTAAATCCTAATGAACTGAATGGTAGATTCCATGATGGATGTATAGCGATTCGAGCAATCTATAAAGATTTTTCTGTGCTTTTAACTGGTGATATAGAAGCAAATGTTGAAGAAAGAATCATCAAAGGTAATAAAGATTTACAATCCACCGTTTTACAATTAGGTCATCATGGTTCTAAGACTTCCACCACAGAAGCTTTCCTAAAAGCAGTGAATCCGAAAGTATCCGTATATAGCGCAGGTAAAGGGAACGACTATGGGCATCCCCATGATGTGGTAATCAATCGCTTACAATCATTAGGAATGCTATACTTTGGTACTGACTTACGCGGTACCATACGCATATTTTCTGATGGGAAACAATTCCAAATCATAAAAGAACGATAA
- a CDS encoding HD-GYP domain-containing protein: MIYTSIDNVQYGQKLGRNIYKENGGILLKKGVELTVGLITRLRNIGVSALYILDDRFQDIEETQDLVTEETRREAIQQLSVAMQCVQAGKDFNLQPISSVANTLVQEISQNKNILANLMDIRTKDNELFVHSLNTCMLSVVVGVKLELNQIQLVELAIGSLLHDIGKTLVSEDDDKNHPWVGFNTLRKKHDFNVLTAHIALQHHEHLDGSGYPRGVAGSEIPLSARIVGVTDYYDDLISYQKLPPFEACEYIMGYAGTRYDLEVVKHFLKSIAVYPTGSWVTLTTNEVGVVIAQHRGLPSRPIVRVLSSANHDDSSSFDHADIRDIDLSKEKTIFIKNIITE, encoded by the coding sequence TTGATTTATACGTCTATCGACAATGTCCAATACGGGCAAAAATTAGGAAGAAACATCTATAAAGAAAACGGTGGTATCTTATTAAAAAAGGGTGTAGAACTTACGGTTGGTCTAATTACTAGATTACGTAATATTGGTGTATCCGCACTGTACATACTAGATGACCGTTTCCAAGATATTGAAGAAACACAAGATTTAGTAACTGAGGAAACTAGACGGGAAGCCATACAGCAGCTATCAGTTGCTATGCAATGTGTGCAAGCGGGTAAAGACTTTAACCTCCAGCCGATTTCAAGTGTTGCTAATACTCTTGTCCAAGAGATTTCTCAGAACAAAAACATCCTCGCCAATTTAATGGACATACGGACTAAGGATAACGAATTATTTGTACATTCTTTAAATACTTGTATGCTATCTGTTGTAGTTGGCGTAAAGTTAGAATTGAATCAAATCCAATTAGTAGAACTTGCCATTGGTTCCTTATTACATGATATAGGCAAAACACTAGTTTCTGAGGATGATGATAAGAATCATCCTTGGGTAGGATTTAATACGTTACGTAAAAAACATGACTTCAATGTCCTTACTGCCCACATTGCACTACAACATCATGAACATCTTGATGGTTCAGGATATCCAAGGGGTGTAGCAGGTAGTGAAATACCTCTTAGCGCACGTATTGTAGGTGTCACTGATTATTATGATGACCTAATATCCTATCAAAAGTTACCGCCATTTGAGGCTTGTGAGTATATCATGGGTTATGCAGGTACACGATATGATTTAGAAGTAGTAAAGCATTTCCTTAAATCTATTGCCGTATACCCTACAGGCAGTTGGGTAACCTTAACTACTAATGAGGTAGGAGTAGTCATAGCTCAGCATCGAGGCTTACCATCTCGACCTATTGTAAGGGTTCTATCTTCTGCCAATCATGACGATTCATCTAGTTTTGACCATGCTGATATACGAGATATTGATCTATCGAAAGAAAAAACTATTTTTATAAAAAATATTATTACGGAATAA
- a CDS encoding AAA family ATPase produces the protein MKNLQTNEIPLNDKAKRGEMITVCSAKGGVGKTMLSVNLAVALAKKNMKVCILDGDFQFGDVSLAMDIHATFTVKDIAEEMDRMDATTLLSYLNRHESGVDVLSAPDRPEFAELVTIPVLERTLDFLLQQYHYVIVDSEVGFQEKNLYLKEKSDTLLVVTNLEMTTLKNTKIMLETLSVLGFREKVQVVINRADMESVIQATDAPDILGVASPIYIPNDFQTTSQSINIGVPFVINRGRTDIAKAILKTADIMTSRREIATFEAPKRTIFEKFFKRGRNEGNE, from the coding sequence ATGAAAAACTTGCAAACTAATGAAATCCCACTCAATGATAAGGCAAAACGCGGGGAAATGATTACTGTGTGTAGCGCTAAGGGCGGAGTCGGCAAAACGATGCTATCCGTCAACTTAGCGGTAGCTTTAGCAAAAAAAAATATGAAGGTATGCATCCTCGATGGCGATTTTCAGTTCGGTGATGTAAGTTTAGCAATGGACATTCATGCTACGTTTACAGTAAAAGACATCGCTGAGGAAATGGACCGCATGGATGCTACGACGCTGTTAAGTTATCTAAATCGACATGAAAGTGGTGTCGATGTCCTATCAGCACCAGATCGCCCTGAATTTGCAGAATTAGTCACAATACCAGTGTTGGAACGTACACTCGATTTTCTACTGCAGCAATACCACTATGTCATCGTAGATAGTGAAGTTGGATTCCAAGAGAAAAACTTATATCTTAAGGAGAAATCAGACACCTTATTAGTTGTCACCAACTTAGAAATGACAACCTTAAAAAACACGAAAATTATGCTTGAGACATTATCGGTATTAGGATTCCGTGAGAAAGTCCAGGTTGTCATTAATCGAGCAGATATGGAAAGTGTCATTCAAGCCACAGATGCTCCAGATATTTTAGGAGTCGCATCACCTATCTATATTCCTAACGATTTTCAGACAACTTCACAGTCTATCAATATTGGAGTACCATTTGTGATTAATCGTGGGCGAACGGACATTGCGAAAGCGATTTTAAAAACAGCAGATATAATGACAAGTCGAAGAGAAATTGCGACGTTCGAAGCACCAAAGCGAACAATTTTCGAGAAATTCTTTAAAAGAGGTCGAAATGAGGGGAACGAATGA
- the pckA gene encoding phosphoenolpyruvate carboxykinase (ATP) gives MDTLGDKLSSLVNSSLTEKNLPVPLLVERALANGEGVLTETGAFRTTTGKYTGRSPKDKFIVDEPLVHSKIDWGTVNQPFSAEKFDLLYEKVLNFLEDKKKYVFEGFGGKDERYRLPIRVVNQFAWHNLFIRQLLCRPTSNELVNFQPEFTIVSAPGFQAVPEIDGTNSEAFIIVSFSRKVVIIGGTQYAGEMKKTVFSLLNYILPQQNILPMHCSANVGQSNDVALFFGLSGTGKTTLSADPNRFLIGDDEHGWSDHGVFNFEGGCYAKCIKLSRETEPQIWDAIKFGSVLENVVIDEKRNPNYDSSELTENTRAAYPVHYIPNAILAGTAGHPNVVVFLTADAFGVLPPVAKLTKEQAMYHFLSGYTSKLAGTERGITEPQATFSTCFGAPFLPLPPVVYAKMLGEKIEQRNARVYLVNTGWSGGPYGVGKRMNLPYTRSMINAIMDGTLDQVEYVTDEIFGFNMPVSCPGVPNEVLIPRNTWADKNAYDEKAQDLADRFKKNFLKFSDMPESIINAGPIK, from the coding sequence ATGGATACCCTAGGAGACAAATTAAGCAGTCTTGTAAATTCTAGCTTAACAGAGAAGAATTTGCCTGTTCCATTATTAGTAGAACGAGCGTTAGCAAATGGTGAAGGAGTATTAACAGAAACCGGCGCCTTTAGGACTACAACTGGGAAGTATACTGGTCGTTCGCCTAAGGATAAGTTTATTGTAGATGAGCCTTTAGTACATAGTAAAATTGATTGGGGTACAGTCAATCAACCTTTCTCTGCTGAGAAATTTGATCTTCTCTATGAAAAAGTACTGAACTTTTTAGAAGATAAAAAGAAGTATGTATTCGAAGGTTTTGGTGGTAAAGATGAGCGATATCGTTTACCGATTCGTGTAGTGAATCAATTCGCTTGGCATAATCTTTTCATTCGACAGTTACTATGCCGCCCAACATCTAACGAATTGGTAAATTTCCAACCAGAATTTACAATTGTGTCTGCCCCAGGGTTCCAAGCAGTTCCTGAAATTGACGGAACAAATTCAGAAGCTTTTATTATCGTGAGCTTTTCTAGAAAAGTTGTGATCATCGGTGGTACTCAATATGCTGGTGAAATGAAAAAAACTGTATTTAGCTTGCTAAATTATATACTTCCTCAACAAAATATTCTTCCGATGCACTGTTCAGCAAACGTTGGGCAATCCAATGATGTTGCATTATTCTTCGGATTATCTGGCACTGGAAAAACAACTTTGTCGGCAGACCCGAACCGTTTCTTGATTGGTGATGACGAGCATGGCTGGTCAGATCATGGTGTTTTCAATTTCGAAGGTGGATGTTATGCTAAATGCATTAAACTTTCTCGCGAAACGGAACCACAAATTTGGGATGCTATTAAATTCGGCTCTGTATTAGAAAACGTTGTGATTGATGAGAAGAGAAACCCGAACTACGATAGTTCTGAACTTACAGAAAACACTCGTGCAGCGTACCCAGTTCATTATATTCCGAACGCGATTTTAGCAGGTACTGCTGGTCATCCAAATGTTGTTGTATTTTTAACTGCTGATGCATTTGGTGTTTTACCTCCAGTTGCTAAACTTACGAAAGAACAAGCTATGTATCACTTCTTGTCTGGTTATACAAGTAAGCTAGCTGGTACAGAGCGAGGAATTACAGAGCCGCAAGCTACTTTCTCGACTTGCTTTGGCGCTCCGTTCTTGCCATTACCTCCTGTAGTATACGCTAAGATGCTAGGGGAAAAAATTGAGCAACGTAACGCACGAGTTTATTTAGTAAACACTGGTTGGTCTGGTGGTCCTTATGGCGTCGGAAAACGTATGAATCTCCCATATACACGCAGTATGATTAACGCGATTATGGATGGGACTTTAGATCAAGTGGAATACGTAACAGATGAAATCTTTGGGTTTAATATGCCTGTCTCTTGCCCAGGTGTTCCTAATGAAGTGCTGATTCCTCGTAATACTTGGGCAGATAAAAATGCATATGACGAGAAGGCACAAGACCTTGCCGATCGTTTTAAGAAAAACTTCTTGAAGTTCTCTGACATGCCTGAGTCTATCATCAATGCGGGACCTATTAAATAA
- a CDS encoding TrkH family potassium uptake protein, whose protein sequence is MRITIPLYKKIELTAAQLIVFIYTLAIAISSSLLSLPWAKQPGVEMNFVDLLFTTVSAITVTGLTVANTAETFTPFGTTIIAMLLQIGGVGVMTLWTFIWLIFGKKIGLGYRQLIMIDQNRDQLTGLVKVIQLVFGFAIAIELLGVLFFTSIFYFRGYYPELSQAFYHGFFHSISAYTNGGFDIFGNSLQSFYQDYLVQTGTIVLIILGAIGFPVLIEGWSYAVAKKNKEKFRFSLYTKVTLLTFVILLVIGTIGIFFMEHQGYIKDAPWHEKLFFSLFNSVTARSGGLSTMDVSQMFVPTLLFLSVLMFIGASPSSVGGGIRTTTFATVILTIRTYARGRKNVHVFGRRLDEADILKSFVVFTFGVLLIVTSILIIDFLEMHQHSLVSVIFEVTSAFGTCGLSTGITPDLTNISKFILMGLMFIGRIGILAFLVSMSVDHGHANIKYPVEKIIIG, encoded by the coding sequence ATGCGCATTACAATCCCATTATATAAAAAAATTGAATTAACGGCAGCGCAATTGATTGTATTTATTTATACATTGGCTATTGCGATCTCATCATCTTTGTTAAGTCTCCCATGGGCAAAGCAACCTGGTGTTGAAATGAATTTTGTAGATTTATTATTTACTACTGTAAGTGCTATTACTGTAACTGGATTGACAGTAGCAAATACTGCAGAAACATTTACACCTTTTGGCACTACTATTATTGCAATGCTACTCCAAATTGGAGGGGTAGGAGTAATGACGTTATGGACGTTCATTTGGCTGATATTTGGCAAAAAAATTGGGCTAGGCTATAGACAGTTGATTATGATCGACCAAAATCGAGATCAGTTGACCGGATTAGTAAAAGTCATTCAATTAGTTTTTGGATTTGCTATTGCCATTGAACTGCTTGGTGTTTTGTTCTTTACAAGTATTTTTTATTTCCGAGGATATTATCCTGAACTTAGCCAAGCTTTCTATCATGGTTTCTTTCATTCCATCTCTGCTTATACCAATGGTGGATTTGATATCTTTGGTAACTCATTGCAATCATTTTACCAAGATTATTTGGTCCAGACAGGAACTATTGTATTAATCATCTTAGGGGCGATTGGATTTCCAGTACTCATTGAGGGATGGTCATATGCAGTAGCGAAAAAGAATAAAGAAAAGTTTAGATTCTCTCTATATACGAAAGTAACGTTACTTACATTTGTTATATTACTTGTAATAGGGACTATTGGCATCTTTTTTATGGAACATCAAGGGTATATCAAAGATGCACCATGGCATGAAAAGTTGTTTTTTTCACTATTTAATTCTGTCACGGCCCGCAGTGGTGGTCTATCGACAATGGATGTATCACAAATGTTTGTACCTACTCTACTTTTCCTTTCCGTGTTGATGTTTATAGGAGCAAGCCCTTCGAGTGTAGGGGGCGGTATCCGAACGACAACCTTTGCTACAGTGATTCTTACGATACGCACCTATGCAAGAGGTAGAAAAAACGTTCATGTATTTGGGAGGAGACTAGACGAGGCGGATATTTTGAAAAGCTTTGTAGTGTTTACCTTCGGTGTATTATTAATCGTCACATCAATCTTGATTATAGATTTTTTGGAAATGCATCAGCATTCACTAGTATCTGTCATATTTGAAGTTACCTCAGCGTTTGGAACCTGTGGACTATCGACAGGAATTACACCAGACCTAACGAATATTAGTAAATTTATTTTAATGGGTCTAATGTTTATAGGGCGAATAGGAATTCTTGCGTTTTTAGTATCGATGAGTGTAGATCATGGACATGCTAACATTAAATATCCAGTAGAAAAAATAATAATCGGCTAG
- a CDS encoding type II secretion system F family protein, producing MEWIIIACFFATSVLIFYAILYMMVNSDQRLEKRIYHYLDVSETKKLEPKQWNMLMHLYTLKNKIAKPLALNKNVQLKIRIESAGLPLKPEEFIIFQWIATFLCGGVFYLISGKLFPLLLGLVIGYIVPDFWLKSKQNKRLNEFNAALPDMITTVVGSLRAGFSFPQALKTVADETKGPMKEEIDKLLKELQFGLSVENALNNLNERMPSEDLELMIHVIIIQRQVGGNLATVLDKIVDTIRERKRIQQQIITLTAQGRLSGVVIGLLPIILGIVIYLIEPDYVGTLFSHPIGIGMLIMGVISGIIGYVLIRKMTMIEV from the coding sequence ATGGAATGGATTATTATCGCTTGTTTCTTTGCTACATCAGTCTTGATTTTTTATGCAATTCTTTATATGATGGTGAATTCCGATCAAAGGTTAGAAAAAAGAATCTATCATTACTTAGATGTAAGTGAAACTAAAAAACTAGAGCCAAAACAATGGAACATGCTGATGCATCTGTATACATTGAAGAATAAAATAGCAAAACCACTAGCATTAAATAAAAACGTACAATTAAAAATTCGAATAGAAAGCGCTGGACTGCCTTTAAAACCAGAAGAGTTTATTATTTTTCAATGGATAGCTACTTTTTTATGCGGAGGCGTCTTTTATTTAATCAGTGGCAAGCTCTTTCCACTCTTATTAGGTCTGGTGATTGGATATATCGTTCCTGATTTTTGGTTGAAAAGTAAACAAAACAAGCGACTCAATGAGTTCAACGCAGCTCTGCCAGATATGATAACAACAGTAGTAGGATCATTGCGAGCAGGTTTTAGCTTTCCACAAGCTTTGAAAACCGTAGCGGACGAAACGAAGGGTCCAATGAAAGAAGAAATCGATAAACTATTAAAAGAATTACAATTCGGTTTAAGTGTTGAAAACGCGCTAAACAATCTAAATGAACGTATGCCAAGTGAAGATTTAGAACTTATGATTCACGTTATTATCATCCAGAGACAAGTAGGCGGGAATCTAGCAACAGTACTTGATAAAATCGTAGATACAATTCGCGAAAGAAAACGCATTCAACAACAAATCATCACATTAACTGCACAGGGTCGTTTATCGGGAGTTGTCATAGGACTACTACCAATAATCTTAGGAATTGTTATCTATTTAATTGAGCCTGATTATGTAGGAACGTTGTTCTCACATCCTATAGGGATTGGTATGTTAATCATGGGAGTTATTAGTGGGATTATAGGGTATGTATTAATTAGAAAAATGACTATGATCGAGGTGTAA
- the cpaB gene encoding Flp pilus assembly protein CpaB, whose protein sequence is MRSKFFFILAIIMGLVTTALFYNYMSQMSKETVLNETLVDVIVAKEKISRNQMISANVLQLSAVPAVSVHPNSVQSLEQVIGAYATSDIEPGETILTHRVQKEVGESEVLARKVRNGYRAVSVGVNFVQSISNMIHPNDYVDVIVSEQVQVGDQKIIQSQLILEKVKVLAIGRKMLEATSPESYVEYTSVTLELTSQDSVKLVNAAERGEIQFTMHSRILPPKEGAANEKLAN, encoded by the coding sequence ATGAGATCAAAATTCTTTTTTATCTTAGCAATTATCATGGGTTTGGTTACCACGGCCCTTTTCTATAACTATATGAGTCAAATGAGCAAGGAAACAGTGCTTAATGAAACGCTCGTTGATGTCATCGTTGCAAAAGAGAAAATATCAAGAAATCAGATGATTTCAGCCAATGTATTACAATTATCAGCAGTACCTGCGGTATCAGTCCATCCAAATAGCGTACAAAGCTTAGAACAAGTTATAGGCGCTTATGCAACTTCTGATATTGAACCTGGTGAAACTATTTTAACTCATCGCGTCCAAAAAGAAGTGGGCGAAAGCGAAGTTCTAGCAAGAAAAGTCCGAAATGGATATAGAGCGGTATCTGTAGGTGTAAATTTTGTTCAATCGATTTCTAATATGATTCATCCCAATGACTATGTTGATGTGATTGTCAGTGAACAAGTCCAAGTTGGAGACCAAAAAATCATTCAATCGCAGTTGATTTTAGAGAAAGTGAAAGTATTAGCAATTGGTCGTAAAATGTTAGAAGCAACCAGTCCAGAATCCTATGTAGAGTATACCTCAGTCACTTTAGAGCTGACAAGTCAGGATTCCGTTAAGTTAGTAAATGCTGCGGAACGAGGAGAGATTCAATTTACGATGCATAGTCGTATTTTGCCACCTAAGGAGGGGGCAGCCAATGAAAAACTTGCAAACTAA